Proteins from a genomic interval of candidate division TA06 bacterium:
- a CDS encoding glycosyltransferase family 9 protein, translating into MQKTIDCKHFNGYKPCRPGWLCWHCKKREPWGTKILIINLDALGAVLMTTALLPAIKRQYPKSVIHWATLPAAVPLLQNNPYIDKIWPYDFETASILQVMKYDRIYSIDKAHRSDALALLVRSKEKLGFALDENGAITYFNSEAEYAYRLGLDDKLKFKRNKVTGVRFLARAMKLDYRNEDYVLRLTDEEKQAAQDYRVKNGIGKTDIVIGFNTGCSDLFPNKKMTVEQHVRLIKQFHKKWPQVRIMLLGGKAETGRNAGIRKKSGAYVLNSPTAEGLRRGLVYLDACDLVITGDTSALHMAVALKKWVVAWFGLSCASEIELYGRGEKILSDLDCTPCWKKSCDTLYCIKRLDLNEILLAVKRGVEILSKRHLNKNTA; encoded by the coding sequence TTGCAAAAAACCATCGACTGCAAACATTTCAACGGCTACAAGCCATGCCGGCCGGGCTGGCTGTGCTGGCACTGTAAAAAGCGCGAGCCCTGGGGCACGAAGATACTGATCATCAACTTGGACGCCTTGGGCGCGGTGCTGATGACCACGGCCCTGTTGCCGGCCATCAAGCGCCAGTACCCCAAAAGCGTCATCCACTGGGCGACCCTGCCGGCGGCCGTTCCGCTGCTGCAGAACAATCCGTATATAGACAAAATATGGCCCTATGATTTCGAGACCGCCAGCATCCTTCAGGTCATGAAGTATGACAGGATTTATTCCATTGACAAGGCCCACCGCTCCGATGCCCTGGCCCTGCTGGTCAGATCCAAGGAAAAACTGGGGTTCGCTCTGGATGAAAACGGGGCCATCACATATTTCAATTCCGAAGCTGAATATGCCTACCGCCTGGGCCTTGATGACAAGCTAAAATTCAAAAGGAACAAGGTTACAGGAGTTAGATTTCTGGCCCGGGCCATGAAATTAGACTACCGGAACGAGGATTACGTGCTGCGCCTGACAGACGAAGAGAAGCAGGCGGCCCAAGACTATCGGGTAAAGAACGGGATCGGTAAAACTGATATAGTGATAGGATTCAATACCGGATGTTCCGATCTGTTCCCCAACAAGAAGATGACAGTGGAACAGCATGTCCGCCTGATAAAGCAATTCCACAAAAAATGGCCCCAGGTCAGAATAATGCTGCTGGGAGGAAAGGCCGAAACAGGGCGCAATGCCGGGATCAGGAAAAAGAGCGGGGCCTATGTTCTCAATAGTCCTACCGCTGAGGGCCTCCGCCGGGGCCTGGTCTATCTGGACGCCTGCGACCTGGTCATCACCGGTGACACCTCGGCCCTGCACATGGCCGTGGCCCTTAAAAAGTGGGTGGTGGCCTGGTTCGGGCTGTCCTGCGCCTCGGAAATAGAATTATACGGCCGGGGGGAGAAGATATTGTCCGATCTTGACTGCACCCCCTGCTGGAAGAAGTCCTGCGATACCTTATACTGCATCAAGCGGCTCGACCTAAATGAGATATTGCTGGCGGTAAAGCGCGGGGTGGAAATTTTGTCGAAAAGGCATCTGAACAAAAATACGGCTTAA